A part of Silurus meridionalis isolate SWU-2019-XX chromosome 18, ASM1480568v1, whole genome shotgun sequence genomic DNA contains:
- the LOC124401779 gene encoding coiled-coil domain-containing protein 136 isoform X3 — translation MQREGKYINWADDLCELKAELPGLGDGLTDKERVSLDDNEEKEEKKMDVGNGEKGLEEEKEVKEEKVEDEERDEKTRLEEEEELEELRAHVVQLMLELEEAREVSQRHEESYNELQGLLEDERLASANQAESFTKQIQRLQAQLRSVQEELDSLEEEKASELWEAQEELRVAQEEVQELQQAAEEAAAERENDIALLQEELCRLRAELERLHNTTQEYELELTTLRAEISMKNQRREEQEQTGEVGQLKDKCRSLMDECQSLRNDNQHLAEKLQLLEQQQQRDREEQDSLKVAEEQAVKSEIYMSILQTEQMDQVEPCLQKNSNENKAVNPEEKIEDLYEVFTLQDQLKQAEERASQVQRECEGLKGELLELQGLYESSQKERAELEAELHRCRAELNRLAGRKAQNSCPPSESPVLSIPFIGMVVIMALIWCCWTERMS, via the exons aTGATCTGTGTGAGCTGAAAGCCGAGCTTCCGGGTTTAGGAGATGGACTGACAGATAAAGAGCGTGTATCCCTGGACGACaatgaagagaaggaggagaagaagatggATGTGGGGAATGGAGAGAAAGgcctggaggaggagaaggaggtgaaggaggagaaagtggaagatgaagaaagagatGAGAAGACAAggttggaggaggaggaagagctgGAGGAGCTGAGAGCACATGTGGTGCAGCTGATGTTGGAGCTGGAAGAGGCAAGGGAGGTGTCCCAGAGGCATGAGGAGAGCTACAATGAACTGCAgg GGCTTCTGGAGGACGAGCGCTTAGCCAGTGCCAATCAGGCTGAGAGCTTCACAAAACAGATCCAAAGGCTTCAAG CCCAGCTGCGCTCTGTGCAGGAGGAGCTGGACAGCCTGGAGGAGGAAAAGGCCAGCGAGCTGTGGGAGGCCCAGGAGGAGCTGCGTGTGGCGCAGGAAGAAGTGCAGGAGCTGCAGCAGGCGGCTGAGGAGGCCGCAGCTGAGCGCGAGAATGACATTGCCCTCCTGCAGGAGGAGCTGTGCAGGCTGCGGGCAGAGCTGGAGAGACTTCACAACACTACGCAAGAATATGAGTTAGAGCTGACTACACTGCGTGCCGAGATCAGCATGAAGAATCAACGAAGGGAGGAGCAGGAACAAACAG GAGAGGTGGGCCAGCTGAAGGATAAATGTCGCTCATTGATGGATGAGTGTCAGAGTCTGAGAAACGACAACCAGCATCTTGCTGAGAAACTGCAGCTGCTGGAACAGCAACAGCAGAGAGACAG AGAAGAGCAGGACAGTCTGAAGGTGGCTGAGGAGCAGGCAGTGAAGTCTGAAATCTACATGAGCATATTACAAACAGAACAGATGGATCAGGTGGAGCCGTGTCTCCAGAAGAACTCAAACGAGAACAAAGCTGTAAATCCTGAGGAAAAAATTGAGGATCTATATGAGGTATTCACTCTCCAAGACCAGCTAAAACAGGCTGAGGAAAGAGCATCCCAGGTCCAGAGGGAG tGTGAGGGGTTGAAAGGAGAACTTCTTGAGCTGCAAGGACTTTATGAGAGCAGTCAGAAGGAAAGGGCCGAACTGGAGGCGGAGCTACATCGCTGTAGGGCAGAGCTTAATAGGCTGGCAGGGAGGAAGGCACAG AACTCCTGTCCTCCATCTGAGTCCCCTGTTCTCTCCATACCCTTCATAGGAATGGTTGTAATAATGGCGCTGATATGGTGCTGCTGGACGGAGCGCATGTCCTAA
- the LOC124401779 gene encoding coiled-coil domain-containing protein 136 isoform X2, whose amino-acid sequence MDCGLRLPPVIEEVMDAADDLCELKAELPGLGDGLTDKERVSLDDNEEKEEKKMDVGNGEKGLEEEKEVKEEKVEDEERDEKTRLEEEEELEELRAHVVQLMLELEEAREVSQRHEESYNELQGLLEDERLASANQAESFTKQIQRLQAQLRSVQEELDSLEEEKASELWEAQEELRVAQEEVQELQQAAEEAAAERENDIALLQEELCRLRAELERLHNTTQEYELELTTLRAEISMKNQRREEQEQTGEVGQLKDKCRSLMDECQSLRNDNQHLAEKLQLLEQQQQRDREEQDSLKVAEEQAVKSEIYMSILQTEQMDQVEPCLQKNSNENKAVNPEEKIEDLYEVFTLQDQLKQAEERASQVQRECEGLKGELLELQGLYESSQKERAELEAELHRCRAELNRLAGRKAQEREGDWNLVMLVAVAAAAVLLVPSLTRAFA is encoded by the exons aTGATCTGTGTGAGCTGAAAGCCGAGCTTCCGGGTTTAGGAGATGGACTGACAGATAAAGAGCGTGTATCCCTGGACGACaatgaagagaaggaggagaagaagatggATGTGGGGAATGGAGAGAAAGgcctggaggaggagaaggaggtgaaggaggagaaagtggaagatgaagaaagagatGAGAAGACAAggttggaggaggaggaagagctgGAGGAGCTGAGAGCACATGTGGTGCAGCTGATGTTGGAGCTGGAAGAGGCAAGGGAGGTGTCCCAGAGGCATGAGGAGAGCTACAATGAACTGCAgg GGCTTCTGGAGGACGAGCGCTTAGCCAGTGCCAATCAGGCTGAGAGCTTCACAAAACAGATCCAAAGGCTTCAAG CCCAGCTGCGCTCTGTGCAGGAGGAGCTGGACAGCCTGGAGGAGGAAAAGGCCAGCGAGCTGTGGGAGGCCCAGGAGGAGCTGCGTGTGGCGCAGGAAGAAGTGCAGGAGCTGCAGCAGGCGGCTGAGGAGGCCGCAGCTGAGCGCGAGAATGACATTGCCCTCCTGCAGGAGGAGCTGTGCAGGCTGCGGGCAGAGCTGGAGAGACTTCACAACACTACGCAAGAATATGAGTTAGAGCTGACTACACTGCGTGCCGAGATCAGCATGAAGAATCAACGAAGGGAGGAGCAGGAACAAACAG GAGAGGTGGGCCAGCTGAAGGATAAATGTCGCTCATTGATGGATGAGTGTCAGAGTCTGAGAAACGACAACCAGCATCTTGCTGAGAAACTGCAGCTGCTGGAACAGCAACAGCAGAGAGACAG AGAAGAGCAGGACAGTCTGAAGGTGGCTGAGGAGCAGGCAGTGAAGTCTGAAATCTACATGAGCATATTACAAACAGAACAGATGGATCAGGTGGAGCCGTGTCTCCAGAAGAACTCAAACGAGAACAAAGCTGTAAATCCTGAGGAAAAAATTGAGGATCTATATGAGGTATTCACTCTCCAAGACCAGCTAAAACAGGCTGAGGAAAGAGCATCCCAGGTCCAGAGGGAG tGTGAGGGGTTGAAAGGAGAACTTCTTGAGCTGCAAGGACTTTATGAGAGCAGTCAGAAGGAAAGGGCCGAACTGGAGGCGGAGCTACATCGCTGTAGGGCAGAGCTTAATAGGCTGGCAGGGAGGAAGGCACAG GAACGAGAGGGAGACTGGAACCTTGTTATGCTTGTTGCTGTGGCAGCGGCAGCCGTTTTGCTCGTACCGAGTTTGACCCGAGCGTTTGCTTGA
- the LOC124401779 gene encoding coiled-coil domain-containing protein 136 isoform X1 — MDCGLRLPPVIEEVMDAADDLCELKAELPGLGDGLTDKERVSLDDNEEKEEKKMDVGNGEKGLEEEKEVKEEKVEDEERDEKTRLEEEEELEELRAHVVQLMLELEEAREVSQRHEESYNELQGLLEDERLASANQAESFTKQIQRLQAQLRSVQEELDSLEEEKASELWEAQEELRVAQEEVQELQQAAEEAAAERENDIALLQEELCRLRAELERLHNTTQEYELELTTLRAEISMKNQRREEQEQTGEVGQLKDKCRSLMDECQSLRNDNQHLAEKLQLLEQQQQRDREEQDSLKVAEEQAVKSEIYMSILQTEQMDQVEPCLQKNSNENKAVNPEEKIEDLYEVFTLQDQLKQAEERASQVQRECEGLKGELLELQGLYESSQKERAELEAELHRCRAELNRLAGRKAQNSCPPSESPVLSIPFIGMVVIMALIWCCWTERMS; from the exons aTGATCTGTGTGAGCTGAAAGCCGAGCTTCCGGGTTTAGGAGATGGACTGACAGATAAAGAGCGTGTATCCCTGGACGACaatgaagagaaggaggagaagaagatggATGTGGGGAATGGAGAGAAAGgcctggaggaggagaaggaggtgaaggaggagaaagtggaagatgaagaaagagatGAGAAGACAAggttggaggaggaggaagagctgGAGGAGCTGAGAGCACATGTGGTGCAGCTGATGTTGGAGCTGGAAGAGGCAAGGGAGGTGTCCCAGAGGCATGAGGAGAGCTACAATGAACTGCAgg GGCTTCTGGAGGACGAGCGCTTAGCCAGTGCCAATCAGGCTGAGAGCTTCACAAAACAGATCCAAAGGCTTCAAG CCCAGCTGCGCTCTGTGCAGGAGGAGCTGGACAGCCTGGAGGAGGAAAAGGCCAGCGAGCTGTGGGAGGCCCAGGAGGAGCTGCGTGTGGCGCAGGAAGAAGTGCAGGAGCTGCAGCAGGCGGCTGAGGAGGCCGCAGCTGAGCGCGAGAATGACATTGCCCTCCTGCAGGAGGAGCTGTGCAGGCTGCGGGCAGAGCTGGAGAGACTTCACAACACTACGCAAGAATATGAGTTAGAGCTGACTACACTGCGTGCCGAGATCAGCATGAAGAATCAACGAAGGGAGGAGCAGGAACAAACAG GAGAGGTGGGCCAGCTGAAGGATAAATGTCGCTCATTGATGGATGAGTGTCAGAGTCTGAGAAACGACAACCAGCATCTTGCTGAGAAACTGCAGCTGCTGGAACAGCAACAGCAGAGAGACAG AGAAGAGCAGGACAGTCTGAAGGTGGCTGAGGAGCAGGCAGTGAAGTCTGAAATCTACATGAGCATATTACAAACAGAACAGATGGATCAGGTGGAGCCGTGTCTCCAGAAGAACTCAAACGAGAACAAAGCTGTAAATCCTGAGGAAAAAATTGAGGATCTATATGAGGTATTCACTCTCCAAGACCAGCTAAAACAGGCTGAGGAAAGAGCATCCCAGGTCCAGAGGGAG tGTGAGGGGTTGAAAGGAGAACTTCTTGAGCTGCAAGGACTTTATGAGAGCAGTCAGAAGGAAAGGGCCGAACTGGAGGCGGAGCTACATCGCTGTAGGGCAGAGCTTAATAGGCTGGCAGGGAGGAAGGCACAG AACTCCTGTCCTCCATCTGAGTCCCCTGTTCTCTCCATACCCTTCATAGGAATGGTTGTAATAATGGCGCTGATATGGTGCTGCTGGACGGAGCGCATGTCCTAA
- the LOC124401779 gene encoding coiled-coil domain-containing protein 136 isoform X4, whose protein sequence is MQDDLCELKAELPGLGDGLTDKERVSLDDNEEKEEKKMDVGNGEKGLEEEKEVKEEKVEDEERDEKTRLEEEEELEELRAHVVQLMLELEEAREVSQRHEESYNELQGLLEDERLASANQAESFTKQIQRLQAQLRSVQEELDSLEEEKASELWEAQEELRVAQEEVQELQQAAEEAAAERENDIALLQEELCRLRAELERLHNTTQEYELELTTLRAEISMKNQRREEQEQTGEVGQLKDKCRSLMDECQSLRNDNQHLAEKLQLLEQQQQRDREEQDSLKVAEEQAVKSEIYMSILQTEQMDQVEPCLQKNSNENKAVNPEEKIEDLYEVFTLQDQLKQAEERASQVQRECEGLKGELLELQGLYESSQKERAELEAELHRCRAELNRLAGRKAQNSCPPSESPVLSIPFIGMVVIMALIWCCWTERMS, encoded by the exons aTGATCTGTGTGAGCTGAAAGCCGAGCTTCCGGGTTTAGGAGATGGACTGACAGATAAAGAGCGTGTATCCCTGGACGACaatgaagagaaggaggagaagaagatggATGTGGGGAATGGAGAGAAAGgcctggaggaggagaaggaggtgaaggaggagaaagtggaagatgaagaaagagatGAGAAGACAAggttggaggaggaggaagagctgGAGGAGCTGAGAGCACATGTGGTGCAGCTGATGTTGGAGCTGGAAGAGGCAAGGGAGGTGTCCCAGAGGCATGAGGAGAGCTACAATGAACTGCAgg GGCTTCTGGAGGACGAGCGCTTAGCCAGTGCCAATCAGGCTGAGAGCTTCACAAAACAGATCCAAAGGCTTCAAG CCCAGCTGCGCTCTGTGCAGGAGGAGCTGGACAGCCTGGAGGAGGAAAAGGCCAGCGAGCTGTGGGAGGCCCAGGAGGAGCTGCGTGTGGCGCAGGAAGAAGTGCAGGAGCTGCAGCAGGCGGCTGAGGAGGCCGCAGCTGAGCGCGAGAATGACATTGCCCTCCTGCAGGAGGAGCTGTGCAGGCTGCGGGCAGAGCTGGAGAGACTTCACAACACTACGCAAGAATATGAGTTAGAGCTGACTACACTGCGTGCCGAGATCAGCATGAAGAATCAACGAAGGGAGGAGCAGGAACAAACAG GAGAGGTGGGCCAGCTGAAGGATAAATGTCGCTCATTGATGGATGAGTGTCAGAGTCTGAGAAACGACAACCAGCATCTTGCTGAGAAACTGCAGCTGCTGGAACAGCAACAGCAGAGAGACAG AGAAGAGCAGGACAGTCTGAAGGTGGCTGAGGAGCAGGCAGTGAAGTCTGAAATCTACATGAGCATATTACAAACAGAACAGATGGATCAGGTGGAGCCGTGTCTCCAGAAGAACTCAAACGAGAACAAAGCTGTAAATCCTGAGGAAAAAATTGAGGATCTATATGAGGTATTCACTCTCCAAGACCAGCTAAAACAGGCTGAGGAAAGAGCATCCCAGGTCCAGAGGGAG tGTGAGGGGTTGAAAGGAGAACTTCTTGAGCTGCAAGGACTTTATGAGAGCAGTCAGAAGGAAAGGGCCGAACTGGAGGCGGAGCTACATCGCTGTAGGGCAGAGCTTAATAGGCTGGCAGGGAGGAAGGCACAG AACTCCTGTCCTCCATCTGAGTCCCCTGTTCTCTCCATACCCTTCATAGGAATGGTTGTAATAATGGCGCTGATATGGTGCTGCTGGACGGAGCGCATGTCCTAA